From Bacteroidota bacterium:
AGCGTATTAAGGCAATTTATGGTTTTGAAGGATTGCTTTATTCGTTTGTGATGCTTCCAAAAACCAGTCTCTATTTCCTCTAGTATTTTTTGGGATTCAGCTTGATTTAGGAAAGTTTAATCATTTTATTATATGGATAATAAAATTGCATTTTCAAACTTTTCTGTTATTGTTTTCATGTAAAATTCAGATTATAAATATATTATCTTAATTTTGCCTTTCATTTTAAATAATTAGATATGAGTAACGGTACAGTAAAATTTTTCAACAACTCTAAAGCATTTGGATTTATTACTCCAGATGATGGTAGTAAGGATGTTTTTGTTCATCAAAATGGATTAATTGATAATATTTCTGAA
This genomic window contains:
- a CDS encoding cold-shock protein, whose amino-acid sequence is MSNGTVKFFNNSKAFGFITPDDGSKDVFVHQNGLIDNISEGDKVSYEVEEGPKGLNAVNVKVS